From the Tindallia magadiensis genome, the window CAGTAGTAGGTCGTCCCAATGTAGGAAAATCAACCTTTTTTAATCGAATAGCAGGTAGAAGAATTTCGATTGTTGAAGATACCCCAGGGGTGACACGTGATCGTATCTATGCTGAGGTAGAATGGCTTCGCTATCAGTTTACGATGATTGATACAGGAGGTTTAGAACCAGCATCAGAAGAGCCTATACCACGACAAATGAGAAATCAGGCTGAATTGGCGATGGAGATGGCAGATGTTATCCTTTTTATGGTGGACGGAAGAGCCGGGTTAACAGTACAAGATAGAGAAGTAGCTGATATGCTTCGGAAAAATAATAAGCCGGTGTTATTAGTACTAAACAAAGTGGATACCAACAATCAATCAGAACACTTCTATGATTTTTACGAACTTGGTATTGGAGATCCAATAGAGATTTCTTCAGAATTAAGTTTAGGCATAGGTGACTTGTTGGATGAAGTGGTGAAACATTTCCCGGATACCGATGAAGAACACCAGGATGGTGACTCAATACGTGTAACTGTGATTGGAAGACCAAACGTAGGAAAATCATCGTTGATCAACCGAATACTGGGAGAAGAACGTGTTATTGTCAGTGATATAGCAGGCACAACAAGAGATGCGATTGATACGCCGTTTAGTCATGATGATCAAAAATATGTATTTATTGATACGGCAGGATTAAGAAGAAAGAGTAAAATTCATAGCAATGTGGAGCATTATAGTGTCATTCGTGCTATTGCGGCTATTGAGCGATCAGATGTGTGTATTTTAATGATTGATGCTCAAGAAGGTGTTACGGAGCAAGATAAAAGAGTGGCAGGTTTAAGTCATGATAATGGTAGGGCTTTAATTATTCTGGTGAATAAATGGGACTTAATTGAAAAAGATAATAAAACAACAAATAAATTTTTAAAAGATATTCGTAGAGAACTAGGGTTTTGTCAGTACGCACCAGTAGTTTTTGTTTCTGTACTTAATGGTCAACGAATCAATAAGATTCTTCCTATGATTCAACATGTTTCTAATCAACATACTATGAGAGTGCAAACAGGCGTGTTGAATGAGGTCATAGCGGAAGCAACACTGATGAACCAACCACCTTCCGATAAAGGAAAAAGACTTAAAATTTATTATGGAACACAGGTATCTGTACGACCTCCTACTTTTGTATTGTTTGTTAATGATAAAGAATTAATGCACTTCTCCTATCTTCGATATATCGAAAATAAAATCAGAGAAAGTTTTAGCTTTGAAGGAACGCCGATTAAAATGATTTGCCGAGAAAAACCTGGAGGAAACAGATGATGACCGCGTTTGCTATTATTCTTATTTCTTACGGAATTGGAACGATTTCACCAGCTTATTTACTTGTGAAGCTGTGGACAGGAAATGATATTCGTGAATATGGCAGTGGTAATGCAGGAACAACAAACGTAATGAGAATTTTAGGTGTCAAAGCGGCTGTTTTTGTGCTTTTGATGGATTTGTTCAAAGGCGTCATTGCTGTGTACTTAGGACGTTACATGGGAGGAGAAGCCTTAGCGGCTATGGCTGGTTTAGCGGCTGTTATTGGTCATAACTGGCCAGTTACAATGAAGTTAAAGGGAGGAAAAGGTGTTGCTACAAGCATTGGCGTGGGCTTAATGATTAATCCTTTCTATGTATGGATTTGTGTTGCTTTGTCAATTATTATTATCGCTTTTTCTAAATATGTTTCATTAGCATCCATAACGGCCATACCCTTGTGGACGGTTTTGTTAACAGTCACCGGTTCACCTATTGAGCATGTGACATTAGGTATAGCTTTAAGTTGCCTTGTAATTTATAGACATTATGCTAATATTATACGAATTTATAAAGGAACAGAAAATCGATTTTCATTAAAAACGAAACTTAGTAAAGAGGAGCGTTCAAAATGAATTCCTATCAGGTGACTATTCTAGGAGCTGGTAGCTGGGGAACGGCATTAGCAACAGTATTGAATCAAAATGGACATAACGTAAAACTTTGGATGAGAAATGAAGATCAAAAAGAAATTATCTTAAAAAACCGAGTTAATCATGCTTATCTTCCAGACGTTTTACTTTCAGAAAAAATTTATCCTGAAACAAACATTAATAGTGCGTTGAAAGATGCAAAAGTTATTATTATTGCAATTCCAACGCAACAGATTAGGTCTGTTCTTCGAGAAAACAAAGATTTATTCCCTGAGAATGCATTGATCATTAATGTTTCAAAAGGAATTGAAAAAAACACTTACTTTACCATATCACGAATTATCAAAGAAGAGTTAGGAGACTATGATTATTGCGTTGTTTCGGGTCCTTCTCATGCAGAAGAAGTGGCGATGAAATTACCAACAACACTCGTTGCGGCATCTTCTAGAAGAGTATTGGCTGAAAAGGCACAGAATATGTTTATGAATGAGTATCTGCGTGTTTATACAAATCCTGATGTAACTGGTGTTGAACTTGCCGGTGCTTTGAAAAATGTTATTGCTTTTGGTGCAGGAGTGATTGATGGCATCGGATATGGTGACAATGCAAAAGCAGCACTAATGACGCGTGGAATTACAGAGATGGCCAGATTAGGAAGTGTTATGGGGGCAAGCTTGAATACTTTTGCTGGTTTATCGGGTATTGGTGATTTGATTGTGACGTGTACTAGTATGCATAGTCGTAATCGAAGAGCTGGTATTTTAGTAGGTCAAGGAAAATCTATGGATAAGGCGCTGGAAGAAGTAGGGATGGTTGTCGAAGGCGTATCAACAGCACAAGCGGTTTATGAGTTGGGAAAGAAATACCAGATAGATCTTCCTATTACCAGTGCCATCTATCAAGTTTTATATAAAAACCAAAACGTTGAAGAAGCAGTATTGAATTTAATGACTCGAAGCAAGAAAAATGAGATGGAAGAAATTGTTGAGTACAGGCCCGTGGAATGGGATATGTAAAAAGTCCTTGCATGTTAACGAGAATTCATTTATAATATCCTTGTGTTCAAAATGCAATACCAGCTCGGGCTGTGGCGCAGTTTGGTAGCGTGCATGACTGGGGGTCATGAGGTCGCAGGTTCAAGTCCTGTCAGCCCGACCATTTTTATGATTTAAGCTGCAAAGCAGAATGTTTTGCAGCTTTTGACGTTTAAAGTTTCAATTATCTTTTACTTTTCTAGTCAAAGATTTTCTGGTATGATAGCTAAGAAACAATTAAATTATTAGGAGGAGTTTGATGGGAGAGAAAAAGTTTCATCCGGGTTGGCCTGTTACCATAGCAGGTGTTGGAGTTAACTTGATGTTAGGAGTACTGTATACGTGGGGTGTTATTTCAGCTGCATTGATCGATCAGTTGGGTTGGACAGCAACCATATCCCAGGTACCTTATATGTTTGCCTGTGCAATGTTTGCTTTTTCCATGGTTCCGGGTGGTAGACTTCAAGATAGGCTTGGCCCTAGACCAGTTATTATGGCATCAGCTGTTATGGTAGGAGTTGGCTTTATCATTTCCGGGCTATTTCTTACTCCGATCGGTCTGACTATTTTTTTTGGAATTATTGCCGGTATGGGTATTGGAACAGGTTATGCAGCACCAACACCGGCGGCTGTAAAGTGGTTTAGTGCAAAAAAGAGAGGGCTTATTTCAGGAGTAGTTGTCAGTGGATTTGGACTAGCGCC encodes:
- the der gene encoding ribosome biogenesis GTPase Der; this encodes MAKPIVAVVGRPNVGKSTFFNRIAGRRISIVEDTPGVTRDRIYAEVEWLRYQFTMIDTGGLEPASEEPIPRQMRNQAELAMEMADVILFMVDGRAGLTVQDREVADMLRKNNKPVLLVLNKVDTNNQSEHFYDFYELGIGDPIEISSELSLGIGDLLDEVVKHFPDTDEEHQDGDSIRVTVIGRPNVGKSSLINRILGEERVIVSDIAGTTRDAIDTPFSHDDQKYVFIDTAGLRRKSKIHSNVEHYSVIRAIAAIERSDVCILMIDAQEGVTEQDKRVAGLSHDNGRALIILVNKWDLIEKDNKTTNKFLKDIRRELGFCQYAPVVFVSVLNGQRINKILPMIQHVSNQHTMRVQTGVLNEVIAEATLMNQPPSDKGKRLKIYYGTQVSVRPPTFVLFVNDKELMHFSYLRYIENKIRESFSFEGTPIKMICREKPGGNR
- the plsY gene encoding glycerol-3-phosphate 1-O-acyltransferase PlsY, with the translated sequence MMTAFAIILISYGIGTISPAYLLVKLWTGNDIREYGSGNAGTTNVMRILGVKAAVFVLLMDLFKGVIAVYLGRYMGGEALAAMAGLAAVIGHNWPVTMKLKGGKGVATSIGVGLMINPFYVWICVALSIIIIAFSKYVSLASITAIPLWTVLLTVTGSPIEHVTLGIALSCLVIYRHYANIIRIYKGTENRFSLKTKLSKEERSK
- a CDS encoding NAD(P)H-dependent glycerol-3-phosphate dehydrogenase, which encodes MNSYQVTILGAGSWGTALATVLNQNGHNVKLWMRNEDQKEIILKNRVNHAYLPDVLLSEKIYPETNINSALKDAKVIIIAIPTQQIRSVLRENKDLFPENALIINVSKGIEKNTYFTISRIIKEELGDYDYCVVSGPSHAEEVAMKLPTTLVAASSRRVLAEKAQNMFMNEYLRVYTNPDVTGVELAGALKNVIAFGAGVIDGIGYGDNAKAALMTRGITEMARLGSVMGASLNTFAGLSGIGDLIVTCTSMHSRNRRAGILVGQGKSMDKALEEVGMVVEGVSTAQAVYELGKKYQIDLPITSAIYQVLYKNQNVEEAVLNLMTRSKKNEMEEIVEYRPVEWDM